Part of the Ctenopharyngodon idella isolate HZGC_01 chromosome 24, HZGC01, whole genome shotgun sequence genome, atttgtgtaaaaaaagtactgtaaagcaaatgtactgcactaaacatttgatattttatgcataaaatatatatttaacaaaataatttggaatctaaaattgctataaaatcaaagccatatgtcttaccaagttgtgttccaaatttgaagttgatatcacaaaaattgaggttcctatgagattttgtttaggcaCTATACCAAAAATGATAACGGGTGCCACTCACActccattgattttttttttaatgctttttcctgtcacatacattaatacatttctatCACAATATCACTTCGATCACAAAACCGTGGCCAAATATGGAATCTTGATTATCAGACCTTTCCAACgatatgtgttttgtcaagGTTTGCTTATAAAATAGTGCAGTAAATTTGGTAAAATTTGAAACATGAGACCGCCCACTAGGGGGAGGAGCTTGCTAAAAGATTTTAAAGTACCATTTCTATGGTAACAcaatgtccaatttcaaaacagCTTTCACAGGATGAGTTTTGAGTGTTTAGGCTTTcgaatgatacctaatttatgatgagTACTAAAAAATGTGATAGGAAATAAGGCAATAAAACAAAGCGTGCCAAGTGTccttctacactgtaaaaaattattgttggtttaacttaaaaaagtaagttacctggtagccttaaaattttgagttaattgaaattaaaattttgagttaatacaaagaaggagattggtttaatcaacagaaactcaaaatatgatgttatctgaactacattaattatctaagttgatttgacaaaagaaaaaaagttgtgataacaaatcatgaaaataatttttttcagtgtagcgGGACactgacagttaacaggttttAAGTTAATATCAGTATGATTTACTATAGTAAACGTGTGTAGCTGTCTTTTTTTCAGCACAGAACATTAAACgcaaataaaacaaagtttttCTGTGTCTCAGGAACTTTTGGACAAGGAGAGAGCAGAAATGGTTAATAATGAAGGCATGGAACGTGAGACCAAGAGCTTCGTCTTTGCTGCTTATCACAACCTGGAGACTGTAAGTACTTAGACTACAAAAACATATGCATGACATAAGAACAATATATTGCTTTTAAAACCTGAACAAATgtctaaatgtttttattcatttcagaTTTACGCTTTTATGGACACCCTTGTTGCAAGTCACCCTAACCTGATCTCTAAAGTGAATATCGGCAGCTCCTATGAGAACCGTCCCATGTATGCCCTGAAGGTAGAGTCTAATAGTACAGATTATATGATTGTGAACTCAGATGTGTTAGGTTTTTCATCTTTTTATCCGCTGACTCCAGTTCAGTACGGGTGGTGTGAGTCGACCAGCGATCTGGGTTGATGCTGGAATCCATGCCAGAGAGTGGGTTACTCAGGCTTCTGCTGTGTGGATTGCCAACAAGGTGagtgaaatgaaaatattaagtcTGTGTAACATAAaactattcattttaattttgtgtactaatctttttttctttagattGCTTCAGACTATGGCGTTGATCCCTCCGTGACCTCTCTCCTTGGTCAAATGGATATCTACTTGATGATTGTGACCAACCCTGATGGATATGCTTTCACTCACACCAATGTAGGTCACCTGCTGTTGAACTTACTTTGCTGATGGTGCATTGTTTTTAGCACTGATAGCACCAAAATAGAGCAATCCAACCTGTCTCTGTGACAGCCCAAGACTCTGTAAACAGAAATATAGGGTCAATATTTAGCCAATCAAAAATCTAGCCAATCAGaaattttgatatatttgatATTATCATTCTGAGGAATTTAATGTTTGATGTAATGTTTAACATAggcttacagcacctttaagaACAAAGACGTGTTTAGAAGCATAACTAAAGACATTTGTGCCTCTGCATTCAGAACCGTATGTGGCGTAAAACTCGCTCGGTGAACCTTGGCTCCTCCTGCCGTGGCGCTGATCCCAATAGGAACTGGGATGCTGGTTTTGGTGGTATGTAGATAATATCGTTCTCTCTTGTTGAAATAGTAGATCATGGGTTTCTCATATTTGACTATGGACATTTTCTCCCAGGTACTGGAGCCAGCAAGGATCCCTGTTCCGACTCCTACCACGGTCCCTATGCCAACTCTGAGGTCGAAGTGAAAAATGTTGTGGACCTCATCAAGGGCCACGGCAACTTCAAATCCTTCATCTCCATCCACTCTTACTCCCAACTCTTAATGTATCCCTACGGTTACACATGCGCAGACATTCCTGACCAGTCTGAGCTTGTAAGCCAATTCATATCTTTAtcagtatatacatatatacactggTTTGTCTTATATAACCTcatcagatttatttatttatcattttatctgCCTTTTAAAAATTTCCTATGTATTGTAGCATGCTGTAGGCACAGCTGCGATCAAAGAGCTCACCTCCCTCTATAACACCAGATATCAAGTCGGAAGCATCTGCAACATTATCTGTAAGTAGATTGGATACTTTGTTTGAGTACCAAGATATGGCTTCTGTTATCTGATTGGGAATATTGGCTTGTTAAATTTCAGACACAGCAAGTGGTGGAAGCATCGACTGGACCTACAATATTGGCATCAAATATTCCTTTGCATTTGAGTTGCGTGACACTGGTTACTACGGTTTCCTTCTGCCTGCCAACCAGATCATTCCCACTGCAGAGGAGACGTGGCTTGGTCTCAAATACATTATGGGATACGTTCGTGATCACCCTTATTGAgagaaatgtgaaaatgtattgAAGCTTCAATAAAAGTCCTTCACACCCTTTGCTGAAGtggttattttgaataagtgtgTGGTTTAATGTTGATCAAAACATATTTTGcctcacattattattatttattactatttactatataatatagtacaaacccgattccaaaaaagttgggacactgtacaaattgtgaataaaaaaggaatgcaataatttacaaatctcataaacttatattttattcacaatagaatatagataacatatcaaatgttgaaagtgagacattttgaaatgtcatgccaaatattggctcattttggatttcatgagagctacacattccaaaaaagttgggacaggtagcaataagaggttggaaaagttaaatgtacatataaggaacagctggaggaccaatttgcaacttattaggtcaattggtaacatgattgggtataaaaagagcctctcagagtggcagtgtctctcagaagtcaagatgggcagaggatcaccaattcccccaatgctgcggcaaaaaatagtggagcaatatcagaaaggagtttctcagagaaaaattgcaaagtttgaagttatcatcatctacagtgcataatatcatccaaagattcagagaatctggaacaatctctgtgcgtaagggtcaaggccgga contains:
- the LOC127507405 gene encoding carboxypeptidase A2-like isoform X5, coding for MKLYLAVFALLAAVHCEEQFNGDQVLRIQAESESHTEVLKELKKNVDWELDFWTHGFSTERPVDIRVPHASLYAVKDFLMENNIPFTVMINNVQELLDKERAEMVNNEGMERETKSFVFAAYHNLETIYAFMDTLVASHPNLISKVNIGSSYENRPMYALKFSTGGVSRPAIWVDAGIHAREWVTQASAVWIANKIASDYGVDPSVTSLLGQMDIYLMIVTNPDGYAFTHTNNRMWRKTRSVNLGSSCRGADPNRNWDAGFGGTGASKDPCSDSYHGPYANSEVEVKNVVDLIKGHGNFKSFISIHSYSQLLMYPYGYTCADIPDQSELHAVGTAAIKELTSLYNTRYQVGSICNIIYTASGGSIDWTYNIGIKYSFAFELRDTGYYGFLLPANQIIPTAEETWLGLKYIMGYVRDHPY
- the LOC127507405 gene encoding carboxypeptidase A2-like isoform X4, translated to MKLYLAVFALLAAVHCEEQFNGDQVLRIQAESESHTEVLKELKKNVDWELDFWTHGFSTERPVDIRVPNTSLCAVKDFLRENNISFTVMINNVQELLDKERAEMVNNEGMERETKSFVFAAYHNLETIYAFMDTLVASHPNLISKVNIGSSYENRPMYALKFSTGGVSRPAIWVDAGIHAREWVTQASAVWIANKIASDYGVDPSVTSLLGQMDIYLMIVTNPDGYAFTHTNNRMWRKTRSVNLGSSCRGADPNRNWDAGFGGTGASKDPCSDSYHGPYANSEVEVKNVVDLIKGHGNFKSFISIHSYSQLLMYPYGYTCADIPDQSELHAVGTAAIKELTSLYNTRYQVGSICNIIYTASGGSIDWTYNIGIKYSFAFELRDTGYYGFLLPANQIIPTAEETWLGLKYIMGYVRDHPY
- the LOC127507405 gene encoding carboxypeptidase A2-like isoform X3, with product MRLYLAVFALLAAVHCEEFFNGDQVLRVHPESEDHIQALKELEEDVDSGLDFWTHGFSTERPVDIRVPHASLYAVKDFLMENNIPFTVMINNVQELLDKERAEMVNNEGMERETKSFVFAAYHNLETIYAFMDTLVASHPNLISKVNIGSSYENRPMYALKFSTGGVSRPAIWVDAGIHAREWVTQASAVWIANKIASDYGVDPSVTSLLGQMDIYLMIVTNPDGYAFTHTNNRMWRKTRSVNLGSSCRGADPNRNWDAGFGGTGASKDPCSDSYHGPYANSEVEVKNVVDLIKGHGNFKSFISIHSYSQLLMYPYGYTCADIPDQSELHAVGTAAIKELTSLYNTRYQVGSICNIIYTASGGSIDWTYNIGIKYSFAFELRDTGYYGFLLPANQIIPTAEETWLGLKYIMGYVRDHPY